Within Vicia villosa cultivar HV-30 ecotype Madison, WI linkage group LG1, Vvil1.0, whole genome shotgun sequence, the genomic segment TGTACCGAACCTTTAAGACTTAGGAGAACTCTCAAGAAGAGGAGATCAAGAAGAAGGGTAAAAATGTCAGTATCATCAATTCTGATGATGATGAAGCAGATTATACTTGGTCAAACTTTCTCTCATCCAAAGCATttagatatgattaataaaaaaatgactGACCTTTTTGTAAGTTTTCAACTTAAGGTTTATTTAATGAAAGTTTTATTCAAGGAATTCTATAAACGTTTCTTATCTGTCAGCTTAAGGTTACAACTAATCTATCAGCTAATTTTGACGTACACACTAATCTAGGGCTTTCATTCTATGGTTTCAAGAAATTCAAGAACTCCTTTCTCATACACAATAATACACCAGCTTTCATCCTATGGTTATATGCTACAAAATCTGAATAAAACAAAAACTCAGTTGCAGCACAACGAAAATAAAGGACATGTGAATGTCACAAAATCTAAAACATGAACAATACACATTCATAAGAGCATAAACAGATACGATAATCGTAAACATTCATAAGCGTCCGAGAGAGAGAATGATGATGCACCATAAATGATATTCGAAGAGGATGGTGAAGATTTCGCTTCCATAAATGATCTTCGAATAGGATGGTGAAGATTTCGCTTCCAAAAATGATATTCGAAGAAGATGGTGAAGATTTTGCTATTGTTGCCGTCTCGTTCGCTAGGGAACCCCTACGTGTTATGAACGAAATAAAGTATCTGCTATGTTTTAATTTTGTGGGGAAAAAATTCACATCGATGGTGAGTTTCAACCGTAGTGATATATGAAACTTATAACCATGGTTGAATAAAACAACCGTAGTTGTTAtactttcaatttttaaataaaaaaatattaagggACACACGCTTATTTTTActgtaaaaatgaaaaaaatgttgATGCTGAAATTCGAAGCTTGTCACCCAATTTATATGACAACGGTTCTTTATAAGATCCGTATGAAAAATTTCTTAATAAAAGAACATGCGCGTATACAATGTTATATGATAACGGTGGATATACGACCGTAGTAATATAGTGTCACCGAAGGTGTATTATGTAAAAGGGCCAAAAGAGAGGCGGATAATAACAATTTAATTAGACTTAAAGACTTGTAATATGACTTTTATAATGAATAATTGAAATTAGGTTTGAAGAGGTTAAaaaagaataatataataaaaaatggctCACAAGACTCATATTGTCCATTTGATATAAGTTTGTTCAGAATATTTCAATAACTATGTGCACGCTCGCAGACATACACACTTTATTGTGAACAtttaatatgataaaattaaatttatcttCATGAACATTATTTGCAAAGCGGCTGCACAATGATTAACTCTCGATAAGTTAATATCATACCATCGATTTCTTTGTTATATTAGAGATAatacttcaagaaattcaagatgaaaatgaaaattataaACATACACGAGCCGTCCCGAATAATTTGGAGATCCTGAATTAGGACCTATGGttaaaaaacatataatatattttttagaagtcatattttatcattaatttttatacatgttatataataattaaataataaaactgaACTAAATTTATTGTGCCAATaatgaatattaataaaatatgtataattttttttcatgatataataattaaaagagaTGATTTAGTAGTCGTTTAGGCTTTGTTTATAAGTTTGGAGGGAAAGGGATGAGAGAGCTTTAGAAAATAGGAAGGATTATGCGAAAAGATAGGAGAgtttggagggtttgattttatttataatacaaaaaaccccataaaatggggactAAAATATTGTATTGAATGAGGGGTTTGATGGATTTTGGAGGACTtagataaattttccaaatatcttttaggttgttatagtattttaaaaattaaaaatttagtaatgataatgattcttttattattctaaacaaaatcatttttttaaaaaaatatcaaatattttcttatatttttttaaaaattttattttcggAAACCTTCTCCTTCCATCccttccaaactcgcaaacaaaaccTAAAATATTATCGTTTTAATAACATTTCATGATTGCGGTTCCATccttgttatttaatttttttttccataaaattccCAAAAGTAGTCATGAATATTCGAACCAAATATCTCAATATATGAAATtccataatataatataatataatataatataatataatataatataatataatataatataatataatataatataatataatataatataatataatataatataatataatatatttcaaaaatataaaacaacataCTATGATATAAAACAACTatcatattattatatatttaattttataatgcatacttaaatattttttatgaaattattttatGTCTTGtaatgatttaaaaataaaaattacaagccACATAATTTAATGCAAACATCCAAAAACGTTTATCATTTTGTATTAAGATAATTGGAAGTTGTAATATTGCCAAAAGTCTAGAAACTTTGGACTTATATAAAAGTTACTATATTCTCTATCACACAAATATGTATTAAAACTATTGGCATATATTTCCAACAATACTATGTTCTATCTATACGTGCATGATTTATATTGCTTGTATCATGATTTATATTCTCTACCTTTTAAATTTATAACCATAATAATTTGTTATTACTTTTGAACTCACACGCTTTCTACGAGTATATAGTCCACCAAATAATGCATGTAACATCAGAAAATGATGCTTCAACTTGCAATTACATGACACAAAAATCAGTTAATTGCACCATTCACACTTTCCATATATTTTATACAAGTACGTCTTAAGTTTTTAGAAATTATTAACTGCAATTTAACCATAAAAAATTATTAGCAACCTTATGTATTTACGATTTAATCTATCTGATATGATATTTTATGAGGTTCTATTTAACTATAgtttaatttttgaaaacttGAGGCTTTGTGCGGTAGTCCGatttgcacgccctcaaagacggtcCTGATTTTATATTGTTGaatcaaaatttaataatttagtattttaaattgTAATctactaaatttttattttactattgtttgataatatatattattaaaaaaatatttatcattGCGTGCGTCTATCTGAGAGAAAGATTCTAACACATACTATGATCCATAATAATAAAGAGTGTGATAGTAAATTCTCTACTTTTCACCATAGATTAAAATCGGtggtgaaaatttaaataaagcgCTATATTTCACCACGATCGAAATTTTCAACTAATTTAAAATATTAGTTAGTCAATTTCACCatggttaaaattaaaaaaacagatataaatacaattatttttGCAGGAGTCACATGTGGAAAGAAAGACAAAAGTGTCCCCACTAATACTATTGGTATATCAAACTTATCATTGGATCTAAACTATTGGCTATATATTCAAAACCATACTTCATTGGGTCACTATATACATGAAGGGAAATCACAATATTACCATCATGATTTCTCTTGAGCTttctccttctttcttctttttcctttaaCCAATTATCTTCATTTTGGGATCTATTCTCAAACTTCTTGAATCTCTCCATAACAATCTTTCACTTAGCAAGAAATGGAGAACAATTTCAGTTCATATAATTCTTCTAGTTTGAACAaaaaacatcatcatcatcatcatcatacatcatcttcatcattcaaTCTAAGGAATGTTTCAAAACTCATTCTTCCACCACTTGGTGCTCCTAAAGAGAATCAAGTTTACTCTAAATGGATCATTTCACCAATGGATTCTAGATACAGGTAGATAAATAGTTTACTTTGTTTGAAACAAGTTCattttttaaacttctttttcttaaaattataattaatcttTTATAGTTTTATATTAACTTTATAGGATTTCTTTTAAGGTAAAatcataagtaaaaaaaaaaaaaactttatctcgaagatatattttaatattttttgtttaattaattaatagtattttttatgCTTCAAAGTGTAAACTAATTTGCTAAGCTTATTTTAATTATAGTATTTCTAGTATTTTTATACTTCACTAAAAGAATATGATAAAGTTTCTACTTTGCTTAATTAATAGTATATTTTTATGCTTCAAAGTATAAATTTAATTGCTATTACTAATTAGTATTTCTTATTCCCTAAGCTTTTGTTTGTTACATCATATTCAATAATTGCTAGTATTAATTAGTTTAGTAAAAAAATTAACCAATCATGTCAATATATTTAATAGTTTAAAAATgacttaatttaaaattttatttatttttaattgttaaaaaaactCATCTTAACATgtatttaaaaatttatcaaGTTAGtccaaacaaaaatatatttctaaACTTTATTAAACTTAATATATCATATTAATTTCGTCAAATCAATCgagttttaaaatatgttttattttttttaattttgaaagcaaaataattcaaaatatgtTGTTAGAATAGAATGATTAATtagttataaaaaattaatttatgagtTAAATTAAAgtgatattatttttaataatatatattatatgataATGTGCAGGTGTTGGGAGAGTTTTATGGTTGTTTTGGTAGCTTATTCTGCATGGGTTTATCCCTTTGAAGTTGCTTTCATGCATTCTTCTCCAAATAGAAAACTCTATATTGTGGACAATATTGTTGATTTTTTCTTCGCCATTGATATTGTCATGACATTCTTTGTGGCATTCATTGATGGAACTACTCATCTTCTAGTCAGAGATTCCAAAAAAATTGTTGTCAGGTAATTTCTTAACTACTTATTTATCACTTATTTAAATTAtagttttatattaattaatctatttttattaaaaaagaaaaataaataaggaaaaTGCTTACGAGTAAGAAAGTGGAAAAATAAGAAATGCAAGAATAGATCTCAACCATCCATTATCACCACAACCCCATGAtctctattaaaaaaaagttaaatttaaaattaatttaaaatttaccactaaaatagtgacacatactcattcttgcatttctttttcaaattacttcgtactaaatagcactgctcaataaataaataatattgtataatagtttttaaatattaaataatatttttatatctgTACAATATTTTTACACATAcattcaataaaataattataaaaacattttcaaaattcACCTTAAAATTAATATCATGATAAAATAGAATTATTTTTAatagaagaaaattaaatatattcTTAGACTCATATAGAAATTTTagataaatatgaaataatttattttttcttataaatacttgaaaataatgatacaaattattgatattaaaatgacttttattttattttattttaattcatagaAATTAAAAAATGGGGAAATTAAAAATTATTGCATATCATTGATCAATAAAAACATGAAAAAGTGACGAGAATAATTTAATACTTTTtgtaatttcaaaaatattttattattctatAGAAAACTGAATCAAATTAGTATGTAAAGTGTAAAGGTATTATTATTCCAATGAAAAGGATGAAGAGTTCCATATAAGAATATAATAATATCTGATATTCTCTTTATTATAAAGAATTTGAtttgctattattattattattattattattattattattattactattattattattattattattattattattattattattattatttgtctaATTCATACGTGagggattgattttaattattcattttctaAATTTCCAAATTCATATATTCTTGAAGAGGCTAAACATTATGGCCTAATTTCAACCTAAGTTTGATACTATTGATATATGTAAGACTAACTATTCAGATAATGATTAACAATAATTGTTGTAGGagtattaattaattagatttaaaTAAGATAAGATTATGAACACTTGGTTCTTTTTTAACCACAAAATTGTCTATGGGCCAGGGTCCAAATTTCAGACAAAAATTAGTGGGCCAACCCAGTTTATATAGAGGGCCCAATAATTAATGCAATGTTGATGTTCCATAAATGTCAAGAGACTTTTGTATAAACAATGTTGTTGCACCCATGCCATAACTGAAAAATGATATGCTTTAATTAAAGGAACTTCTCAATTTaggtttatatatttaaatttataaaaaacattGAATCCAGTATTTGCTCATATAGTGCATAGGATTTTCAATCTAGGTAGAGAGCAAAAGAGTTTTTCCTAAATCTACTAACATactattttcaaataaaaaattattcttatatttatttatcaagctggtggaaaaatttgaaaaaataatatcatttttgaatttttatatcGACCACATTACCGAATGCCAAATCATAGAGAACCCACCCCTTACCCTATACCTACCTTCCAATAgtctaaaaatcacaaaaatagttGTAACATCTCGAAGAAGAACGAATCGCCACACCAACCACCTAAATATGCCATACCAAATGGAAACTTTCAGATGGTAAGTCACAAATAAATGGATAACCGACTTTAGGCCCGCTACACAATGGGCCAAAAAAATTCTCAGGATCCACCAACACCACACGCTTAAACATGTTATCTGGTAGGGCCATAATGAAATGGAGAACCGAACTCGTAGGATTGACTGAAAAATAGCTAAAAAGGCAGCTAAAGCAGACCtaagcaaagaaaaaagaaaaaaacatcatCCTTGGAATGACACCACCACTACTTTCCAAAGAAGGAATCGCATCTCAAATAGCTAACAAAAGATTAGAAATCATTTCTCTTTGGTAAATAAAAAGGGATCTCTTCCACTTCAAATCTCAGGTCAGAGTCTCATTTACACTTACCCCCACATGATTAACAGACCAACCCTTCTGGTTAAAGATACTGAAGAGCCTAAGAAACCTGACACAAAAAGGAGTGAATCATACCCAAAGATCCTTCAAGAAGGATGTAAGGAGGTCAGTTCCTACATTCTTACTAAGACCATCTACAAACCAATCAGTAGAATGTCCACTTTTAAAATCAAGGAGGGGTACACCTTTCCACTAGATAAACGCAACGCAAAAGGCAATAGACTTACCCATGAGGATGAGGAAGTAACATGTGCTTGGGGATAAGATATCAAACCAAATACCCGATGCATCCGAGAAAACCGCCACTTCTATTTAGCCAAAAGGACTAAGTTGACCTAGCCGATGTCCTAGACTCAAAAACCACCACGATACTAAGGCTTAAGGACATTAAATCACTTATCCCATCAGATCTTAAAGTTACCTTTGACCTCGCCCTAAAGGAACCTCCTTTGGACCTTAATGATCTTCTTATAAACCTTGACAGACATCTTTAAGAAAGACAAGAACAAAACCgagaaaatattaataataatgttgAGTAAGATCACTCGTCCTCCCAAGCTAACATACCGATGACTCCACGAGTTCAGCTTTCTAGAAATCATAATAACTAGTGGTTTTTACATAGACTCAAGTCAAGGATTGGCCTTTACCGATGACCCTAGATACTTGAAGAGCGTGGACCTTTACTTGTAAGGGAGTAAGTCACAAGCTAAATCTAAAAAGACATGATCCATATTAATTCAAATGAGACTGCTCTTCGAAAAATTAACCCGAATATCTAATACTAACTTAATACCTCAAAAAATTGTCTTAGTCGTCCAGATGTTATCAACTAAGTATCCGCATTTCAGAGACGAGAAATACTCAAACCCATGACATTAACTCTGGACAAAACGAAAATATCAAGGCCCACCGACCAAGAAAACGAATCACCAAGATCTTTAGTCAAAAGCAAGAACATGCACAGAGCTAGACGGTCACCTTACTTCAACCTCCTTTGGATGTTACTTTTTTGGGTCGGACATCCGTTGACTAAAACCGCAAGATTAATAAGAAACACACATCTAAGATCTCCACTTAATACGTTAAAACCAATCTTGATAAATACATAATCTAGAAAACTCTAAATaactaaattatatatatttttaaaaccaCTAAgtttgccaaaaaaaaaaaagtgtcaaACTCATGTTTAAAGATAAACCTATATCAAATAACTTGCTAGATCTATGTCTTACATATGTTGATTAGGTTGAATTTTTTGTGTTGTCTAACCTATATCTATtcttaaatacaaaaataaaaaatgaaaaaaatatgacattttcttaatataattaatataattattaaagttATTGAGTATCATCATTtttattgtaatattttttttttctcatttcttttacTAATTATTCATCATGCAAATATTACTTGTTAACAAGAGTGTTTGACtaaaatgataatgatgataggtACTTGTCAACATGGTTCATAATGGATGTGGCATCAACAATACCATATGAAGCAATAGGCTTCATTTTAACTGGCAAACACAAACTAGGCCTCCCTTACTTCCTCTTAGGAATGCTCAGATTTTGGAGAATCAGACGTGTCAAACAATTCTTCACAAGGCTTGAAAAAGACATCAGATTCAGCTATTTTTGGGTCAGATGTGCTAGGCTTCTTTCTGTCACACTTTTCTCAATCCATTGTGCTGGATGTCTCTATTACATGCTTGCTGATAGGTATCCTCATCAAGGCAATACATGGATTGGAGCTGTCATTCCAAATTTCAGAGAGACTAGTCCTAGAACTAGATACATTTCAGCCATATACTGGTCCATCACCACGATGACAACCGTTGGTTATGGCGATCTTCACGCTGTCAACACCATGGAAatgattttcattattttttatatgctCTTCAATCTTGGACTAACCGCTTACTTAATCGGTAACATGACGAATCTTGTAGTTGAAGGAACTCGGCGCACAATGGAATTCGTAAGTACTTTACTATCAGAAACGTAGGCACAATTGACTGAACTCCGTGACCAGTTGTTTTAGATTATGTATACTAATGTTTCATGttacatttgttttttttttttggtagagAAATAGCATTGAAGCAGCATCGAACTTTGTGTGCCGAAATAGGCTGCCTCcgaggctaaaagaacaaatccTTGCTTACATGTGTTTAAGATTTAAGGCGGAGAGATTGAATCAACATCAGCTAATAGAACAGCTTCCGAAATCAATCTGCAAAAGCATTTGCCAGCATTTGTTTTTTCCAACTGTGGAGAAAGTTTATCTCTTCCAAGGCGTCTCGAAAGAGATCCTTTTGTCCTTAGTAAGAAACCGATCAACTTTGATTCTTACACTTATATTGAGACTATACagataaacaacttaattaagcgCGCGTATTGTGAATGTGTTGCAGGTTGCGAAAATGAATGCGGAATACATACCGCCTAAAGAGGATGTTATAATGCAAAATGAAGCGCCGGACGATGTTTACATCATAGTGTCGGGAGAAGTAGAGATCATTGATAGTGTTATAGAGAAAGAGAGAGTTTTAGGGACTCTAACAGCAGGAGACATGTTTGGAGAAGTTGGTGCACTTTGTTGTAGGTCTCAAAGCTATACCTATAGAACCAAGACTCTTACACAGCTTCTGAGGTTGAAAACCAATGCTCTTATAGAAGCAATGCAGATAAAAAAAGAGGATAATATACTAATACTCAAAAATTTCCTTCAGGTTTGTTATGATTTTGACTTGTGAGTAATCATCATTAATATGGTTTTGACTTGAAAGTTTATAGTATAATGTGATGCAATTGCAGCATTATAAGCAGCTTAAGGATTTGAGTATCAAAGATTTAATGGTGGAGAATGTTGAAGAAGAGGATCCTAACATGGCGGTGAATTTGTTAACTGTGGCTGGCACAGGTAATGCTGCTTTTCTTGAGGAGCTTCTAAGAGCTGGTTTGGATCCTGATATAGGTGACTCAAAAGGAAAAACTCCATTGGTATGTATAGGGTCTGTCTGGTGTCCAACACGTATTAGTGTATATGTGTTAGTATTATTGTATCTGATGTTCGTGTCTGTATTATAGTTTTGTAGATTACTTCCTTTCTTCACTATAGTTTTGATCATAGCGAATTCAAAACCGAAATATCAACTTGTTGGTTTTTGTGCAGCATATAGCAGCATCAAATGGACATGAAGAGTGTGTGAAAGCCTTGCTCAAACATACATGCAACATTCATATAAAAGGtatggcatatatatatatatata encodes:
- the LOC131645184 gene encoding potassium channel AKT2/3-like yields the protein MENNFSSYNSSSLNKKHHHHHHHTSSSSFNLRNVSKLILPPLGAPKENQVYSKWIISPMDSRYRCWESFMVVLVAYSAWVYPFEVAFMHSSPNRKLYIVDNIVDFFFAIDIVMTFFVAFIDGTTHLLVRDSKKIVVRYLSTWFIMDVASTIPYEAIGFILTGKHKLGLPYFLLGMLRFWRIRRVKQFFTRLEKDIRFSYFWVRCARLLSVTLFSIHCAGCLYYMLADRYPHQGNTWIGAVIPNFRETSPRTRYISAIYWSITTMTTVGYGDLHAVNTMEMIFIIFYMLFNLGLTAYLIGNMTNLVVEGTRRTMEFRNSIEAASNFVCRNRLPPRLKEQILAYMCLRFKAERLNQHQLIEQLPKSICKSICQHLFFPTVEKVYLFQGVSKEILLSLVAKMNAEYIPPKEDVIMQNEAPDDVYIIVSGEVEIIDSVIEKERVLGTLTAGDMFGEVGALCCRSQSYTYRTKTLTQLLRLKTNALIEAMQIKKEDNILILKNFLQHYKQLKDLSIKDLMVENVEEEDPNMAVNLLTVAGTGNAAFLEELLRAGLDPDIGDSKGKTPLHIAASNGHEECVKALLKHTCNIHIKDMNGNTALWYAIASKHYSIFRILYQLSALSDPYTAGNLLCLAAKRNDITVMNELLKQGLNIDSKDGHGTTAIQIAMTENLVDMVQLLVLNGADVANIHVHEFSASTLNEMLQKREIGHLINVTETMPSGFVLKDENEEEQKQGWRRYNGVEFPRVSIYRGHPIVRREKGFVEAGKLIKLPDSLEKLKIIAGEKFEFDARDAMVTNEEGAEIDSIDVIRDNDKLFIVE